GGACGAGCCCACCCCGAGCAATCCCGATGATCCGATTCCACGGCCGGGTGACTAAGCGGCGGGCCAAGCTGCGGCAGTCCCTCTGGAGCTGCTCCCAAGAAATTTGAAACGTCTTGTGATACCGATCGGACAAAGACATCGCGTTCCCCTTCCCCTTTGCTCTTGATTTTTTTACCTTATTCTTATAAGATATTTATGATAAATGTTAACACATTTTCAGCAGGTTCGAGCAGTAGCTATCATTTTACAACAAACGGGGAGGATGAGTTCACGTGAAAAAATTACTTTTGGCGTTTGCGGCGCTTCTGGCTCTGTCACAAGCCGCGTTGGCGTTTGACCCAGTACCGGTCAAGGACATCAAGGCCGGATTCATCTACATTGGCCCCACCAACGACGGCGGCTACACCTACATGCACGAGAAGGGCCGTCAGGAAATGCATCAGGCGTTTCCTGACATGCCGGAGAGCTCTTACGTCGAATCGGTGCCCGAGGGCCCGGACGCGGCGCGGACGATGGAACAGCTGATCCGCCGCGGCAAGTGCAACCTGATTTTCGCCAACTCGTTCGGCTATATGGACTACGTGGTTGAAGAGGCTCAGAAACACCCGGAGGTCATCTTCATGCACTGCTCCGGCTACAAGACGGCGCCCAACATGGGCACGTACTTCGGCAGAATGTACCAGACCCGCTACCTGTCCGGCATGGTGGCCGGCGCGATGGCGAAGAACGACAAGATCGGATTTGTGGCCGCGTTCCCGATTCCGGAAGTCATCCGGGCCATCAACGCGTTCACGCTTGGCGCTCAGGCGATCAATCCCAAGGTCGAAGTGAACGTGGTGTGGATCTACTCGTGGCTTGACCCGGGCAAGGAGAAGGAAGCCGCCAAGGCCCTGATCGACTCGGGCTGCTCGGTGATCGGCATGCACGCCGACAGCGGCGCGACCGCTCAGGCCTGCGAGGAAGCGGGCGTCTACGTGGTCGGCTACGACAACGACATGAGCCAGTTCGCGCCCACCAAGCAGCTGACCGCCGCCATGTGGAACTGGGGCGCCGTCTACACGGCAGTCGTGAAGGCCGTGAGCGAGGGCAAATGGACCAACGAGCCTATTTGGTGGGGCCTGAAGGACGGGGCTGTGAAGCTGGCGCCGATGTCCAAGGACGTTCCTGACGACGTGAAGGCCAAGGTCGAAGCCGCCAAGGCGAAGATCATTTCCGGCGAGTGGGACGTGTTCACCGGGCCGCTGTACGACCAGAAGGGCGAGCTGAAGCTGGCCGAAGGCGAGCGGATGAGCGACGCCGACATGCTGGCGCTTCAGTGGTTCGTCAAAGGCGTTAACGGCACGATCTCCCAGCAGTAGCCCAACGCATTGGGTGCGGCGCACCGGAAGGTGCGCCGCTTTTTTTGGGCCGGTTATTTCTGAACCGGTTCCGGTGTATGATATTTTTAGAAAAGTGCCCGGAAGGAGGCTTCTCATGAACGACACAACTTCACCTTGGCGGGTAGAACTTCTGGACATCACCAAGACCTTCGGCGGCAAAAAGGCCGTGGACAGCGTGACGCTTCGGCTGGCCAAGGGCGAGGTGCTTGCCCTGCTGGGCGAAAACGGCGCCGGCAAGTCCACTCTGATGAACGTTTTGAGCGGCATCTACTGCCCTGACGGGGGAAAGATCCTTCTGGACGGAGTTGTACAGCGCTTCCGCTCGCCCCACGACGCGATTGCCGCGGGCATTGGAATGGTTCACCAGCACTTCATGCTGGTCGAGTCCCAGACGGTTTGGGAAAACGTCGTGCTGGGAACGG
This is a stretch of genomic DNA from Jonquetella anthropi DSM 22815. It encodes these proteins:
- a CDS encoding BMP family ABC transporter substrate-binding protein, yielding MKKLLLAFAALLALSQAALAFDPVPVKDIKAGFIYIGPTNDGGYTYMHEKGRQEMHQAFPDMPESSYVESVPEGPDAARTMEQLIRRGKCNLIFANSFGYMDYVVEEAQKHPEVIFMHCSGYKTAPNMGTYFGRMYQTRYLSGMVAGAMAKNDKIGFVAAFPIPEVIRAINAFTLGAQAINPKVEVNVVWIYSWLDPGKEKEAAKALIDSGCSVIGMHADSGATAQACEEAGVYVVGYDNDMSQFAPTKQLTAAMWNWGAVYTAVVKAVSEGKWTNEPIWWGLKDGAVKLAPMSKDVPDDVKAKVEAAKAKIISGEWDVFTGPLYDQKGELKLAEGERMSDADMLALQWFVKGVNGTISQQ